A single Pedobacter sp. PACM 27299 DNA region contains:
- a CDS encoding glycosyltransferase family 2 protein, whose amino-acid sequence MNFSISVVIPNYNGKSLLADVLPSVVIALSTLPSSSEIIVVDDNSTDDSIAFIKANFPEIIVLKNEINLGFSRTMNKGIYAASMDLVLILNNDVKLLPGYFEDQLWFFEKPDTFGVNATVLNWDSEILQGGGKLISRHLFKIKANQNYYVTDLPADKNAQYLSMFLGGTNALVDRKKLLLLQGYNDLFSPFYVEDVELSLRALRMGWKMYYAPTSECMHQVSTTINKYNKKKKIKYLTLRNKYYLHFIHLSGLTLFGWYLQTFLEIAMRLITLNRTHLKAFLTFMKTKKEAKIEKLKFQQLMALNKVPNEGLFDIISNYKAETLARIQPKNN is encoded by the coding sequence ATGAATTTTAGTATTTCTGTTGTTATTCCGAATTATAACGGAAAATCTTTATTGGCGGATGTTTTACCAAGTGTAGTGATCGCTTTATCTACCCTTCCTTCTTCCAGCGAAATCATCGTAGTGGACGACAACTCGACCGATGATTCCATCGCATTCATCAAAGCGAACTTTCCCGAAATTATTGTTTTAAAAAATGAAATCAACCTTGGTTTTTCAAGGACGATGAACAAAGGCATTTATGCGGCCAGCATGGATCTGGTACTTATCTTAAACAATGATGTGAAATTGCTGCCAGGATATTTTGAAGATCAGCTCTGGTTTTTCGAAAAGCCAGATACCTTTGGTGTCAATGCTACTGTGCTCAACTGGGATAGTGAAATACTCCAGGGCGGCGGAAAACTGATCAGCAGACATCTGTTCAAAATCAAGGCCAATCAAAACTATTACGTTACCGATCTCCCTGCTGATAAAAACGCGCAATACCTGAGTATGTTCCTCGGCGGAACCAATGCCCTCGTGGATAGAAAAAAGCTGCTGCTGCTTCAGGGCTATAATGACTTGTTCAGCCCTTTCTATGTGGAAGATGTAGAACTCTCCCTGCGTGCACTGAGAATGGGTTGGAAAATGTATTATGCACCGACTTCGGAATGTATGCACCAGGTTTCTACCACCATTAACAAATACAATAAAAAGAAGAAAATTAAATACCTGACGCTAAGAAATAAATATTACCTCCATTTTATCCATTTAAGCGGACTGACTTTATTTGGCTGGTATCTGCAGACTTTCCTGGAAATCGCGATGCGCCTGATCACTCTCAATAGGACACACCTGAAAGCCTTCCTGACTTTTATGAAGACTAAAAAGGAAGCTAAAATCGAGAAGTTAAAATTCCAGCAGCTGATGGCCTTAAATAAGGTACCCAACGAAGGCCTATTCGATATCATCAGTAATTATAAGGCAGAAACTTTAGCAAGAATCCAACCAAAAAACAACTAA
- a CDS encoding OmpA family protein has product MNYSTLKKGLAVSFVALMGATTLANAQETPATSSSAKVFGGRAQYRSWSIGVNGGVLSPFVAIGGTNDFNKMDVNLGYGLSLRKQLGHAFGLEGNIFRGKVSGTNNPGPDALGGGVKGFETEMQYAIDLRGVVNVATVDFLRRENSVNFFVTAGYGLVAYNPIVDGKDNKGKFGENGDKDFIKEAYIPVGAGVKFKVSDRVSFNLGYTMHFIDGDNFDGVYAKATTKDKFSYGYAGLEFSLGSKSKPNLDWVNPLALMYDELKDPSLRQEVEALKTRVSNVEKSVEDLKKDSDGDGVADQFDKCPGTPAGVAVDGSGCPLPKVEVAVVDNSNVTGFERIQFEFNSSVLKTESYPTLDKLSSVLRNGGGKVTVNGYASSEGTAAYNLKLSKDRANSVKTYLVNSGVNASQVITKGHGEANPIASNDTEEGRIQNRRVESARN; this is encoded by the coding sequence ATGAATTATTCTACTTTAAAAAAGGGTCTTGCAGTCTCTTTCGTAGCGTTAATGGGAGCAACGACTCTTGCTAATGCACAAGAAACTCCAGCGACTTCTTCTTCAGCCAAGGTATTTGGTGGAAGAGCACAGTACAGATCATGGTCTATTGGTGTTAACGGTGGTGTTTTATCTCCATTTGTTGCTATCGGTGGTACTAATGATTTCAACAAGATGGACGTTAACTTAGGTTATGGTTTATCATTAAGAAAACAACTAGGTCATGCATTCGGTTTAGAAGGTAACATTTTCCGTGGAAAAGTTTCTGGAACTAACAACCCTGGTCCAGACGCTTTAGGTGGTGGTGTCAAAGGTTTTGAAACTGAAATGCAATATGCTATTGACTTAAGAGGTGTTGTTAACGTAGCTACTGTAGATTTCTTACGTCGTGAGAACTCAGTTAACTTCTTCGTAACTGCTGGTTACGGTTTAGTTGCTTACAACCCAATCGTTGACGGAAAAGACAATAAAGGTAAGTTTGGTGAAAATGGCGATAAAGACTTCATTAAAGAAGCTTATATCCCAGTTGGAGCTGGTGTTAAATTTAAAGTATCTGACCGTGTGTCATTTAACTTAGGTTACACTATGCACTTCATCGATGGTGATAATTTTGACGGAGTATATGCAAAAGCAACTACTAAAGATAAATTCTCTTACGGTTATGCAGGTCTAGAATTCTCTCTAGGTTCTAAATCTAAACCAAACCTTGACTGGGTTAATCCTTTAGCTTTAATGTATGATGAATTGAAAGATCCTTCATTACGTCAAGAAGTTGAAGCATTGAAAACTCGTGTATCTAACGTTGAAAAATCTGTTGAAGATTTGAAAAAAGATTCTGATGGTGACGGTGTTGCTGATCAATTCGATAAATGTCCAGGTACTCCAGCAGGAGTTGCAGTTGATGGTTCAGGCTGTCCTCTACCTAAAGTAGAAGTTGCTGTAGTTGACAATAGCAATGTAACTGGTTTCGAAAGAATCCAATTTGAATTTAACTCTTCAGTTCTTAAAACTGAATCATACCCTACTTTAGATAAATTATCTTCAGTATTGCGTAATGGTGGTGGTAAAGTAACTGTTAACGGTTATGCTTCAAGCGAAGGTACTGCTGCTTACAACTTAAAATTATCTAAAGACAGAGCTAACTCTGTGAAAACTTACTTAGTTAACTCTGGAGTTAACGCTAGTCAAGTAATCACTAAAGGTCATGGTGAAGCTAATCCAATCGCTTCTAACGATACTGAAGAAGGTCGTATCCAAAACCGTCGTGTTGAATCTGCTAGAAACTAA
- a CDS encoding serine hydrolase domain-containing protein: protein MTYRNILAVASVATLLFFSCSNSKKPATLAEPSKERTVEDDKADSLLLVYNPAKGDKWIADFVQNLHKKYGFNGNMLVAKDGKILYEKAIGWADYLHRDSLKINSEFELASITKTFTGTAIMQLIEQGKLKLTDDVKKFYPNFPYEGINVKLLLTHRSGMMNYVYFTDGIWKDKKKPMSNNDVMNLIAEYKPNRYTKPDNRFHYNNSNYMVLAAIIEKVTGKPYSDYMMEHIFKPAGMKNTHVYSTTVYPKIPVDVVGHDRSWRYSVVQNFLDGPVGDKGIYSTIHDLVLYDKALKNGRLLTKASLDSAYQGHNKAINGHFNYGYGWRMFDGENGRKVVYHTGWWHGFRHIYVRDVQKNIVVIFLGNLTNGSLMHLDDLYKHLGMPIIRKGAYSGTGSLPGSDED, encoded by the coding sequence ATGACTTATCGTAATATTCTAGCCGTAGCTTCAGTAGCCACTTTATTATTCTTTTCCTGTTCAAATTCTAAAAAACCTGCGACACTTGCTGAGCCAAGTAAAGAGCGGACTGTGGAAGATGACAAGGCCGACAGCTTGCTATTGGTTTATAATCCTGCCAAGGGCGATAAATGGATTGCCGACTTTGTACAGAACCTACATAAAAAGTATGGGTTTAATGGCAATATGCTGGTGGCTAAAGATGGTAAGATCTTATATGAAAAGGCTATTGGATGGGCAGACTACCTGCACCGTGACAGTTTAAAAATCAACTCTGAATTCGAGCTGGCTTCCATTACCAAAACCTTTACCGGTACGGCCATTATGCAATTGATTGAGCAGGGAAAATTAAAACTGACGGATGATGTGAAGAAATTCTACCCGAACTTTCCTTATGAAGGCATCAATGTAAAATTACTGCTGACTCACCGCAGCGGTATGATGAATTACGTTTATTTTACTGATGGCATCTGGAAAGACAAAAAAAAACCAATGAGCAACAATGATGTGATGAACCTGATTGCCGAATATAAGCCCAACCGCTATACCAAACCGGACAACCGCTTTCATTACAACAACTCCAACTATATGGTATTGGCAGCCATCATCGAAAAGGTGACCGGCAAGCCGTATTCTGACTATATGATGGAGCATATTTTCAAACCTGCGGGAATGAAAAACACGCACGTATACTCTACTACTGTATATCCTAAAATCCCTGTTGATGTAGTTGGTCACGACCGCAGCTGGAGATATTCTGTGGTACAGAACTTCCTGGACGGCCCGGTTGGGGACAAAGGAATTTACAGTACAATCCATGATTTAGTATTGTACGACAAAGCCTTGAAAAATGGCAGGCTGTTAACAAAAGCAAGCTTGGACTCTGCTTATCAGGGACATAATAAAGCCATCAATGGCCACTTTAACTACGGTTATGGCTGGAGAATGTTTGATGGTGAGAATGGCAGAAAAGTAGTTTACCACACCGGATGGTGGCATGGATTCAGACACATCTATGTGCGTGATGTGCAGAAGAACATCGTAGTCATCTTCCTGGGCAACCTAACCAATGGCAGTTTAATGCATTTGGATGATTTATATAAACATCTGGGTATGCCGATTATCAGAAAAGGAGCATATTCAGGTACAGGCTCATTACCAGGCAGCGACGAAGACTAA
- a CDS encoding EamA family transporter gives MGKSNLRYFFAGILSFAIWGFFSIPLRNLKAFPSEEILYYRIFTSLVFLWTAILAFRKKQIRKDLDYIAGLGKKEKNTIALQIAVSTVLLVSNWYTYIYAVNNVSLQSAAFAYMVCPLITAFGGFILLKEQLSKLKLISLAIALLSIILLATGSFVEVLWSVIIASLYAFYLIIQRKMQNLDKLNVLALQIGLAVIFMLPFYLFQHGGIPDSAWFWGNIIVVAVFFTIIPLFLSLYALIGIPSSTLGIIIYVNPIIAFNVAIFYFGEQVDSNKLIAYFLLVISVVVFNWSIIKDILTFRKKNI, from the coding sequence TTGGGGAAGTCTAATCTCAGGTATTTCTTTGCCGGCATTTTATCTTTTGCCATCTGGGGTTTCTTCTCCATTCCATTAAGAAATTTAAAGGCTTTTCCTTCCGAGGAAATCCTTTATTACAGGATCTTTACCTCCCTGGTTTTTCTATGGACTGCGATACTGGCCTTTAGAAAAAAGCAAATCAGAAAAGACCTGGATTATATTGCCGGTTTAGGGAAAAAAGAAAAGAACACCATCGCATTGCAGATTGCTGTGTCTACGGTGCTCCTTGTCTCTAACTGGTATACCTATATTTATGCCGTAAATAATGTCAGTCTTCAATCGGCAGCCTTTGCTTACATGGTTTGCCCATTGATTACTGCATTTGGTGGTTTTATCCTCCTCAAAGAACAGCTTTCAAAGCTAAAACTGATCTCCCTGGCCATTGCCTTGCTGAGTATCATTTTGCTGGCTACAGGCTCCTTTGTGGAAGTACTTTGGTCAGTGATCATTGCTTCCCTCTATGCATTTTACCTGATCATTCAGCGGAAAATGCAAAACCTGGATAAGCTCAATGTACTGGCGCTGCAAATCGGCCTTGCCGTGATCTTCATGCTGCCATTTTATCTTTTTCAGCATGGCGGTATCCCTGATTCTGCCTGGTTTTGGGGCAACATCATTGTAGTGGCGGTATTTTTTACCATCATTCCGCTGTTCCTCAGCCTGTATGCGCTGATCGGAATTCCTTCTTCTACCTTGGGCATCATCATTTATGTAAACCCTATTATTGCCTTTAATGTGGCCATCTTTTATTTTGGTGAACAGGTGGATTCCAATAAACTGATCGCTTATTTCCTGCTGGTCATCTCTGTTGTCGTATTTAATTGGAGCATCATTAAAGATATCCTTACCTTTAGGAAAAAAAACATTTAA
- a CDS encoding ABC transporter ATP-binding protein — translation MKTYFRLLSFAKPIEKFAIPYIIATLLAVFFNTFNFTLLAPLLDTLFFDQSSATGAMKVAGQWDLLAQFKNYIASTVEHFGKEEALKIVCAVILASVLLSNFFRYLSQRFMEDLRVHTLLNIRKTVFNNVMNMHIGFFNNERKGDIISKVSSDVQVVQFTVTNTLQVVFKEPLQLLFYVFVLFSISVKLTLFSLLVIPVSGFIISKIVKRLKEQATATHESFAKMIGFLDEALSGIKIVKAFNSTERTKEKFHAENQFYSNLNRKMVRRQQLASPVSQSLGIFVIVIIVLYGGGLVLSGSKEFTASDFIMYIAVFSQVMQPVKAISDSFSGIHSGIAAGERVLELIDTEPQVVNKPDAIELKEFKESLTFENVSFSYQDKVVLNNISLTVPKGKTIALVGPSGGGKSTLMDLIPRFHDPKSGVIKIDGLNYKDLTVESIRSKMGIVNQESFLFNDTIFNNIAFANPDATEEEVITAAKIANAHEFILGQEQGYQTYVGDRGGRLSGGQRQRICIARAVLANPPIMLLDEATSALDTESEKLVQQALNNLMQNRTSIVIAHRLSTIQHADTIVVIEQGEIKETGNHSELMSHNGLYRRLIDMQAFTD, via the coding sequence ATGAAGACATATTTTAGATTACTGTCGTTTGCGAAACCTATTGAGAAGTTCGCCATCCCTTATATTATTGCTACATTATTAGCCGTATTTTTCAACACCTTCAACTTTACGCTGCTAGCACCTTTGTTAGACACCCTGTTTTTTGACCAAAGCAGTGCTACAGGAGCTATGAAAGTTGCCGGACAATGGGATTTATTGGCCCAGTTCAAAAACTATATCGCTTCCACTGTAGAGCACTTTGGAAAAGAAGAAGCCTTAAAAATCGTATGTGCGGTAATTTTGGCTTCCGTATTACTTTCTAACTTCTTCCGTTATTTATCACAGCGATTCATGGAAGACCTCAGGGTACATACCCTGCTGAACATTAGAAAAACTGTATTTAATAATGTGATGAACATGCACATTGGCTTTTTCAACAACGAAAGAAAAGGCGATATCATCTCTAAAGTATCTTCGGACGTACAGGTGGTACAATTTACCGTAACCAACACCTTGCAGGTAGTTTTCAAAGAGCCCTTGCAATTGCTCTTCTATGTGTTTGTATTGTTCAGCATTTCCGTAAAGCTGACTTTGTTCTCTCTATTGGTGATTCCGGTTTCTGGTTTCATCATCAGCAAGATTGTGAAGCGCCTGAAAGAACAGGCTACTGCTACACATGAGTCCTTTGCAAAAATGATTGGCTTCCTCGATGAAGCATTGAGTGGCATAAAAATCGTGAAAGCTTTCAACTCTACCGAAAGGACAAAAGAAAAATTCCACGCAGAAAACCAGTTCTATTCCAACCTGAACAGAAAAATGGTGAGAAGACAGCAGCTGGCCTCTCCAGTATCACAATCTCTGGGGATTTTTGTCATTGTCATCATTGTATTGTACGGTGGTGGATTGGTGCTGAGCGGAAGTAAAGAGTTTACTGCTTCAGATTTCATCATGTATATTGCGGTATTCTCTCAGGTGATGCAACCAGTTAAAGCCATTAGTGACTCCTTTAGCGGCATTCACTCCGGTATTGCTGCCGGCGAAAGGGTATTGGAATTAATTGATACGGAGCCACAGGTGGTCAACAAACCAGATGCCATCGAATTAAAAGAATTCAAAGAGTCGCTGACTTTCGAAAATGTAAGTTTCAGCTATCAGGATAAAGTCGTTTTAAACAACATTAGCTTAACCGTTCCTAAGGGAAAAACCATCGCATTGGTTGGTCCATCTGGTGGTGGGAAAAGTACTTTAATGGACTTAATCCCTCGTTTCCATGACCCAAAATCAGGCGTAATTAAAATTGACGGACTGAATTATAAAGACTTAACTGTAGAAAGTATCCGCAGTAAAATGGGTATCGTAAACCAGGAATCTTTCCTTTTCAATGATACTATTTTCAATAATATAGCCTTTGCCAATCCTGATGCCACAGAAGAAGAAGTGATCACAGCGGCAAAAATTGCCAATGCACATGAATTTATTCTAGGTCAGGAACAAGGTTATCAAACCTATGTAGGCGATCGGGGTGGAAGGTTATCCGGCGGACAAAGACAAAGGATTTGCATTGCCAGAGCAGTATTAGCCAATCCACCAATCATGTTACTGGATGAAGCGACTTCTGCTTTAGATACAGAATCTGAAAAATTAGTGCAGCAGGCCCTAAATAACCTGATGCAAAACAGGACTTCTATTGTGATTGCCCACCGTTTGAGTACCATTCAGCATGCGGATACGATTGTGGTAATTGAGCAGGGTGAAATCAAAGAAACCGGAAATCATAGCGAACTGATGAGTCATAATGGCTTATACAGACGATTAATAGATATGCAGGCATTTACTGACTAA
- the recG gene encoding ATP-dependent DNA helicase RecG has protein sequence MFASSLDSTIEYLKGVGPKRAELLQKELRIFTYDHLLNYFPFRYIDRTRFYKVNELNSELPYVQVLGRITGKEQIGEKHKKRIVARLTDETGSIELVWFQSLKWVDENVQRGKVYIVFGKPTAFNGGFSISHPELENYPRPATITGNLRLQPVYNSTEKLKKFFLDSKGIQKLQTLVLEQHLSEVKESLPAYILDKYQMVTKKEALLSIHFPRDVKALKGAERRLKFEELFYIQLQLLHNKQIREWKFKGHPFNSVGESVHTFYKEILPFELTGAQKRVIKEIRTDTQRGIQMNRLVQGDVGSGKTVVALMSMLLAKDNGFQACMMAPTEILARQHYESITSLLDGRLAKVGILTGSSTKKQRTKLHAELEAGEIDILVGTHALIEDKVVFKNLALVVIDEQHRFGVEQRAKLWRKNAIPPHILVMTATPIPRTLAMTLYGDLDVSSIDELPVGRKPIETRHFFEGQRLRMFGFMREEIAKGRQVYVVYPLIKESEKLDLLNLEAGIEQMSYQFPRPDFQISIVHGQMKNAEKQFEMQQFIDGKSQIMVATTVIEVGVNVPNASIMIIENAERFGLSQLHQLRGRVGRGAEQSYCILMSGNKLSADGRLRLDTMVKTNNGFEISEIDLQLRGPGDLTGTQQSGVLELKLANLATDQLILQEARSTVMDILAGDPQLELPENSLLKTYLAKRSRGIALDKIS, from the coding sequence TTGTTTGCTTCCAGTTTAGATTCCACCATCGAGTACCTGAAAGGCGTAGGGCCTAAGCGTGCGGAACTCCTGCAAAAGGAGCTGCGTATTTTCACCTACGATCATTTACTCAATTATTTTCCTTTTCGTTACATCGACCGTACCCGGTTTTATAAGGTAAATGAGCTGAACAGCGAATTGCCTTATGTGCAGGTATTGGGGCGGATTACCGGAAAGGAACAGATTGGGGAGAAACATAAGAAAAGGATTGTAGCCCGTCTAACCGATGAAACCGGATCGATAGAATTGGTGTGGTTTCAAAGTTTGAAATGGGTTGATGAAAACGTGCAGCGTGGTAAAGTATATATCGTTTTTGGGAAACCAACGGCTTTTAACGGAGGTTTTAGTATCTCTCATCCCGAACTGGAAAACTACCCTAGGCCAGCAACTATCACCGGAAACCTTCGTTTACAGCCGGTTTATAACTCCACGGAAAAACTTAAAAAATTCTTCCTCGATAGTAAAGGGATTCAGAAATTACAGACGCTGGTATTGGAACAGCACCTGTCGGAAGTAAAAGAGAGTTTGCCGGCTTATATTCTGGATAAATACCAGATGGTGACTAAAAAAGAAGCACTGCTGAGCATCCATTTTCCAAGAGATGTGAAAGCCTTAAAAGGCGCAGAACGGCGGTTGAAATTTGAAGAACTTTTCTATATCCAGTTACAGCTGCTGCACAATAAGCAAATCAGAGAATGGAAGTTTAAAGGACATCCGTTTAACTCCGTTGGGGAAAGCGTTCACACTTTTTATAAAGAAATCCTTCCTTTTGAACTGACCGGCGCACAGAAGCGGGTGATCAAAGAAATCAGAACAGACACACAGCGTGGTATTCAGATGAACCGTCTGGTGCAAGGCGATGTAGGTAGCGGGAAGACCGTTGTGGCCCTGATGAGCATGTTATTGGCTAAGGACAATGGATTCCAGGCTTGTATGATGGCGCCTACAGAGATTTTGGCACGTCAGCATTATGAATCTATCACTTCGCTATTAGATGGCCGACTGGCGAAAGTAGGCATCCTGACTGGGAGCAGTACCAAAAAGCAGCGTACAAAATTGCATGCGGAACTGGAAGCCGGAGAAATTGATATCCTGGTAGGTACCCATGCTCTGATCGAAGATAAAGTAGTTTTTAAAAATCTGGCCTTAGTCGTAATCGATGAACAGCACCGTTTTGGGGTGGAGCAGCGGGCTAAACTTTGGCGTAAAAATGCAATCCCTCCTCACATTTTGGTGATGACAGCAACGCCTATCCCGCGTACACTGGCGATGACTTTATATGGAGACCTGGATGTTTCCTCGATTGATGAATTGCCGGTAGGCAGGAAGCCAATTGAAACCCGTCATTTTTTTGAGGGGCAGCGCTTGCGTATGTTCGGTTTTATGCGGGAAGAGATTGCCAAAGGCCGACAAGTATATGTCGTATATCCATTGATCAAGGAAAGCGAGAAACTGGATTTGCTGAATCTGGAAGCAGGAATAGAACAAATGAGTTATCAGTTCCCCCGACCGGATTTTCAGATCAGTATCGTCCATGGGCAGATGAAAAATGCGGAAAAGCAGTTCGAGATGCAGCAGTTTATAGATGGTAAAAGCCAGATTATGGTAGCTACTACGGTAATTGAGGTAGGGGTAAACGTACCGAATGCTTCGATCATGATCATTGAAAATGCAGAACGTTTTGGGCTGTCACAGCTCCATCAGTTGCGAGGAAGGGTAGGAAGAGGTGCCGAGCAGTCGTATTGTATCCTGATGTCTGGCAATAAGCTGAGTGCAGACGGACGTTTGCGTTTAGATACGATGGTAAAGACGAATAATGGCTTTGAAATTTCTGAAATCGATTTGCAGCTGCGTGGTCCTGGAGACCTGACCGGTACACAGCAAAGTGGGGTACTGGAATTGAAACTGGCCAATCTGGCAACTGATCAATTGATTTTGCAGGAGGCAAGGTCAACAGTGATGGATATTCTCGCGGGAGATCCACAGCTGGAACTCCCTGAAAATAGTCTTTTAAAAACATACCTCGCTAAAAGAAGCAGAGGTATTGCTTTAGATAAAATTTCTTAA
- a CDS encoding DUF6728 family protein, with protein sequence MPTFVRRMYLFRKKDPNRPTNINLKIMHVINAVAISVFVAGLLYKLISWLF encoded by the coding sequence ATGCCTACATTTGTGAGACGTATGTATCTATTTAGAAAAAAAGATCCGAATCGACCAACCAATATCAACCTGAAGATTATGCACGTCATTAATGCCGTTGCCATCTCCGTTTTTGTAGCTGGCTTACTTTATAAGCTGATCAGCTGGCTTTTTTAG
- a CDS encoding RidA family protein, with product MKQIFNTDNAPAPIGPYSQAVKANGFLFLSGQVAINPLNGELTMTSISEETHQVMRNIKAVLIEASYTFGDVVKTTIFLTDMALFNEVNEVYGSYFDSKSNFPARETVAVKGLPKGVNVEISIIACKG from the coding sequence ATGAAGCAAATATTTAACACCGACAATGCGCCGGCTCCGATTGGTCCTTATAGCCAGGCTGTAAAAGCAAATGGTTTCTTATTCTTATCAGGTCAGGTGGCCATCAATCCTTTAAACGGAGAATTGACCATGACTTCCATCTCTGAAGAAACACACCAGGTGATGAGAAATATTAAAGCGGTATTAATAGAGGCTTCTTATACCTTTGGTGATGTGGTAAAGACCACTATTTTCTTAACCGATATGGCTTTATTTAATGAAGTGAATGAAGTATACGGTTCTTACTTCGACAGCAAAAGTAATTTTCCTGCCCGTGAAACAGTTGCCGTTAAAGGCTTGCCTAAAGGAGTAAATGTAGAAATTTCTATCATCGCTTGTAAAGGATAA
- the meaB gene encoding methylmalonyl Co-A mutase-associated GTPase MeaB, whose translation MHSSAHLLTQLREGSFIALARALTLVENDIAPAAALLRSLELNQTPVIGITGPPGAGKSTLVNAITMHLTAQQKRIAILAVDPTSPFNFGSLLGDRIRMSQHFNNPNVYIRSIATRGALGGISAKTIEMVDVIKAANFDLIFVETVGVGQSEIEIAGLADKTVVVLVPESGDEIQHIKSGLMEIAQAFVVNKADREGADTFANNLQKLMYHQHQQTPIFKTVADKNTGIAALCSWLMESAAANNERRPFLLAEKALKIIQHYRMANLDKRALLEGIKEAVEAPDFNIYKFTDRWINP comes from the coding sequence ATGCATTCATCTGCTCATTTGCTTACACAATTACGAGAAGGCAGCTTCATTGCACTAGCCAGGGCTTTAACACTGGTGGAAAATGACATTGCCCCTGCGGCAGCATTATTAAGGTCGCTGGAATTGAATCAAACGCCTGTAATTGGGATTACTGGTCCTCCTGGGGCAGGAAAAAGTACTTTAGTCAATGCCATCACGATGCATTTAACGGCGCAGCAAAAGCGAATTGCTATTCTGGCTGTAGATCCTACTTCTCCTTTTAATTTTGGTTCCTTACTGGGGGATCGGATTCGCATGTCTCAACACTTCAATAATCCTAACGTATATATAAGGTCTATAGCCACAAGAGGTGCACTTGGTGGGATCTCCGCTAAAACGATAGAAATGGTGGATGTGATCAAAGCAGCTAATTTTGATCTGATTTTCGTTGAAACCGTAGGTGTGGGGCAGTCGGAGATTGAAATTGCAGGATTAGCTGATAAAACGGTAGTCGTGCTCGTGCCTGAGTCTGGAGATGAAATTCAGCACATTAAATCTGGCCTCATGGAAATTGCACAGGCTTTTGTGGTGAACAAAGCAGATCGGGAAGGTGCCGATACTTTTGCGAATAACCTGCAGAAATTGATGTATCACCAGCATCAGCAAACGCCGATCTTTAAAACAGTGGCAGATAAAAATACAGGAATAGCCGCACTTTGTTCCTGGCTGATGGAGTCTGCTGCTGCCAATAACGAACGCCGGCCATTCCTGCTTGCCGAAAAGGCATTGAAGATCATTCAGCATTACCGGATGGCCAATTTAGACAAGCGGGCATTGCTTGAAGGAATTAAAGAGGCCGTAGAAGCACCGGATTTCAATATTTATAAGTTCACTGATCGCTGGATCAACCCCTAA
- a CDS encoding glycosyltransferase family 2 protein, whose product MYISAVIITKNSEKTIKRCLDSIAGIADEVLIVDSGSTDRTLKIAESFGCVIIKTPWLGYGATKNLGHQAARFPYILSLDSDEALSYALVKEMEPEKLKLQGLYEFRRLNNYCGKWIKHGAWYPDKKIRLFPKEILWNHAASHEKLVLTEDPFLYTFKSPILHYAYSSEEELKSKVELYARLGAEDRKHLSKIAAVGKMIFSPALSFVKSYLIKRGFLDGIAGLKISYYIALGTFLKYKYLLQG is encoded by the coding sequence ATGTATATTTCAGCCGTCATCATTACGAAAAACTCCGAAAAAACTATAAAACGCTGTTTGGACAGCATCGCAGGTATTGCAGATGAAGTCCTGATTGTAGATTCTGGCAGTACAGACCGCACGCTAAAAATCGCAGAAAGCTTTGGCTGTGTCATTATCAAAACTCCTTGGTTAGGTTATGGCGCCACTAAAAACCTCGGCCACCAGGCTGCCAGATTTCCTTATATTTTATCTTTGGATTCAGACGAGGCCCTTTCCTACGCTTTAGTGAAAGAAATGGAACCTGAAAAACTAAAGCTGCAGGGACTATATGAGTTTAGACGCCTGAACAACTACTGCGGTAAATGGATCAAACATGGTGCCTGGTACCCTGACAAAAAGATTCGCCTCTTTCCTAAAGAGATTTTATGGAACCATGCCGCCAGTCATGAAAAGCTGGTCCTGACAGAGGATCCGTTTTTATATACTTTTAAAAGTCCGATTCTTCATTATGCCTACAGCAGCGAAGAAGAACTGAAGTCGAAAGTAGAACTGTATGCCAGATTAGGCGCAGAAGACAGGAAACACCTGAGCAAAATCGCCGCCGTTGGAAAGATGATTTTCTCCCCTGCACTCAGCTTTGTGAAATCTTACCTGATCAAAAGAGGTTTCTTGGATGGCATAGCTGGCTTAAAAATCAGTTACTACATTGCCCTGGGTACCTTTCTTAAATATAAGTACCTGCTTCAGGGCTAG